A stretch of Sandaracinaceae bacterium DNA encodes these proteins:
- a CDS encoding VWA domain-containing protein, producing the protein MTWQHGDLLWLLLAVPFLAGLPLFAWWRRRRATQRFGDREVLRTLTAGRSGPWRATRAVLFVLGVALAIVALAGPQYGSRTRILRKRGIDVVIALDFSKSMLARDVSPSRIERAKAEILRLLADLDGDRVGVVAFAGESMEFPMTTDYRALSLFFRDLGPYDMPVGGTAIARALITSKRLLERADANRRDAPDATQRSRVVILMTDGEDHEGDPVEAARELADAGITVFTVGIGSRSGEPIPTYAPDGTFTGHLRDQDGNVVLSALTEENEAQLTEVAEATGGRYFRAPRGQVGVDQIRRQLRSMQQSESEARRVTVHEARFALVLFPAFLLLLLEALLPDAWIGRRRAAPPPENRRRKRGRR; encoded by the coding sequence GTGACCTGGCAGCACGGAGACCTGCTCTGGCTCCTCCTGGCGGTGCCCTTCCTGGCGGGGCTGCCGCTCTTCGCGTGGTGGCGGCGGCGGCGCGCGACGCAGCGCTTCGGCGACCGGGAGGTGCTGCGCACGCTCACCGCGGGACGCAGCGGGCCGTGGCGCGCGACCCGCGCGGTGTTGTTCGTGCTCGGCGTCGCGCTGGCCATCGTCGCGCTCGCCGGTCCGCAGTACGGGAGCCGCACGCGCATCCTGCGCAAGCGCGGCATCGACGTGGTGATCGCGCTCGACTTCTCCAAGAGCATGCTCGCGCGCGACGTCAGCCCGAGCCGCATCGAGCGCGCCAAGGCGGAGATCCTCCGGCTCCTCGCGGACCTGGACGGCGATCGCGTCGGCGTCGTCGCGTTCGCGGGCGAGTCGATGGAGTTCCCGATGACCACCGACTATCGGGCGCTCTCCCTGTTCTTCCGCGACCTCGGGCCCTACGACATGCCGGTGGGGGGCACCGCGATCGCCCGCGCGCTCATCACCAGCAAGCGCCTGCTCGAGCGCGCCGACGCCAACCGGCGGGACGCCCCGGACGCGACGCAGCGCTCGCGCGTGGTGATCCTGATGACGGACGGAGAGGACCACGAGGGTGACCCGGTCGAGGCGGCGCGGGAGCTGGCCGACGCGGGCATCACGGTGTTCACGGTGGGGATCGGATCGCGGTCCGGCGAGCCGATCCCGACCTACGCGCCCGACGGAACCTTCACCGGGCACCTGCGAGACCAGGACGGGAACGTCGTGCTCAGCGCGCTGACCGAGGAGAACGAGGCGCAGCTCACCGAGGTCGCCGAGGCCACCGGCGGGCGCTACTTCCGCGCGCCACGCGGCCAGGTCGGCGTCGACCAGATCCGCAGGCAGCTCCGCTCGATGCAGCAGAGCGAGAGCGAGGCCCGTCGCGTGACCGTGCACGAGGCCCGCTTCGCGCTGGTCCTGTTCCCTGCCTTCTTGCTGCTCCTGCTCGAGGCGCTGCTCCCGGACGCGTGGATCGGCCGGCGCCGCGCCGCGCCGCCGCCCGAGAACCGACGACGAAAGCGAGGTCGGCGATGA
- a CDS encoding VWA domain-containing protein, which translates to MSRFLRWLLPVGWTLFFLVPTTYVVVWLVEARFEVPIDAESFRFERPWAWLLLPAALLVLVARGYLHEQRAPRMKLSRVHDLALIGRRGWRTWIKHAPTGLRVTAITLFVVALMGPQSIHARDTADIEGIDIVLTLDLSLSMQASDIRPNRFEATKQVVDEFLQRRPNDRIAAVVFGRDAYTLMPLTTDKEALRGAIGELDLGMIDGRGTAIGNAVGTALNRLRDSEAASRVVILLTDGDSNSGNVSPEQAADIARTLPHPLGNEGPDGEDRQGVKIYTILMGRSADARTQRGQDIFGQPVWDTGSFPINPELLQEMAETTGGEHFTVSDREGLERSFHAILDRLERTEIEDAGRVYGELFPAFLWPALALLILELLLGSLVLRRWP; encoded by the coding sequence ATGAGCCGCTTCCTGCGATGGCTCCTGCCGGTCGGCTGGACCCTCTTCTTCCTCGTGCCGACCACATACGTCGTCGTGTGGCTCGTCGAGGCGCGCTTCGAGGTGCCGATCGACGCCGAGAGCTTCCGCTTCGAGCGCCCGTGGGCGTGGCTCCTGCTTCCCGCCGCGCTGCTCGTGCTCGTCGCGCGCGGCTATCTCCACGAGCAGCGAGCGCCGCGCATGAAGCTCTCGCGCGTGCACGACCTCGCGCTGATCGGCCGCCGCGGATGGCGGACGTGGATCAAGCACGCGCCGACCGGGCTGCGGGTCACCGCGATCACCCTCTTCGTCGTGGCGCTGATGGGCCCGCAGAGCATTCACGCCCGCGACACGGCCGACATCGAGGGCATCGACATCGTGCTCACGCTCGATCTCTCCCTCTCGATGCAGGCGAGCGACATCCGGCCGAACCGCTTCGAGGCGACGAAGCAGGTGGTCGACGAGTTCCTGCAGCGGCGCCCGAACGATCGGATCGCGGCCGTCGTGTTCGGGCGTGACGCCTACACCTTGATGCCGCTGACCACGGACAAGGAGGCGCTCCGCGGCGCGATCGGCGAGCTCGATCTCGGCATGATCGACGGGCGGGGCACGGCCATCGGCAACGCGGTCGGGACGGCGCTGAACCGGCTGCGCGACAGCGAGGCGGCGAGCCGGGTCGTGATCCTCCTGACGGATGGCGACTCGAACAGCGGCAACGTCTCGCCCGAGCAGGCCGCCGACATCGCGCGCACCCTGCCCCACCCGCTCGGCAACGAGGGGCCCGACGGCGAGGACCGGCAGGGCGTCAAGATCTACACCATCCTCATGGGGCGCAGCGCCGACGCGCGGACCCAGCGGGGACAGGACATCTTCGGCCAGCCCGTCTGGGACACCGGGAGCTTCCCGATCAACCCGGAGCTCCTGCAGGAGATGGCCGAGACCACCGGCGGCGAGCACTTCACGGTGAGCGACCGCGAGGGGCTCGAGCGCTCCTTCCACGCCATCCTCGATCGGCTGGAGCGCACGGAGATCGAGGACGCGGGGCGGGTCTACGGCGAGCTGTTCCCCGCGTTCCTGTGGCCCGCGCTCGCCTTGCTCATCCTGGAGCTGTTGCTCGGCTCGCTCGTGCTCCGGAGGTGGCCGTGA
- a CDS encoding FHA domain-containing protein, with translation MTTGSQKHAAPGAGRPGSGGAASGASGAGKPGADEPDPGTAAAKPAPGESNRGDAYVDRLGDRLSKETDLPEDAGPAPVVVPPPPGRSFPAMHETSDIRTLPSSSASPGLEDDALDMPPPPEPGNTSDAFAEFEDELEGETTRIDDSHLLAEASTAILENPPGQPFLLVEKGADEGREFVLQDGENGVGRGIDNDVILADVAVSRRHMRIIREGNELILKDLGSGNGTQLNGKKVSTATLAEGDRIELGETTLVVRTPGASFAAHDPRAPDANTDESHLGGSLPPPAMMGTPSDPFAIPNGPGYSPELTPSDTLAPHSRPPPKTGAIVLPRPVFVAILLAGALLLAMFGAAVALLALRASQEDEPDAVTLVDADSAYDRGVRAYQAHQWDEAEGAFREAIEEGENPRATDYLGRIAQARTHARSIAQARAALESGDDNRAISLATSVPEDSPLASEARRVAQQGRTAQVRTHIEAGRRALLEGDREGARARLGQARNIDAQSALVRAFENEIQMRTGEDVAAEAEAEAEAEAEAEAAAEEEAAEAEEDTDDARPSAATRGRRGPRRGRPSRGSRRGRSVDRSAIVTPYLAGDFARAASTARSLATSANGADRNDLTTLAGRIERFGSLWRRVSSARFAASVRPQMEQAMALDRQIARNGQYRDRMRPHVVSAYLADARRQRSNPVGSCSAVRQALRVDARNPEARQMASGCEAQARGMMIEARNAPPARAMGVYGRVLLMVPPSSSVYREASSRRAQLGRRTAVDEDE, from the coding sequence ATGACCACGGGCTCCCAGAAGCACGCGGCTCCCGGGGCCGGTCGGCCCGGTTCGGGTGGCGCGGCGTCGGGCGCGTCTGGCGCTGGCAAGCCCGGCGCCGACGAGCCCGATCCAGGCACCGCGGCCGCGAAGCCCGCGCCGGGCGAATCGAACCGGGGCGACGCCTACGTGGACCGCCTCGGAGACCGTCTGAGCAAAGAGACCGATCTGCCCGAGGACGCCGGGCCCGCGCCCGTCGTGGTGCCCCCCCCGCCGGGACGCAGTTTTCCCGCGATGCACGAGACCAGCGACATCCGCACCCTCCCCAGCTCGAGCGCCTCGCCCGGGCTGGAGGACGACGCGCTGGACATGCCGCCGCCGCCCGAGCCGGGGAACACGTCCGACGCGTTCGCGGAGTTCGAGGACGAGCTCGAGGGCGAGACCACCCGCATCGACGACAGCCACCTGCTCGCCGAGGCGAGCACCGCGATCCTCGAGAACCCGCCCGGCCAGCCTTTCCTCCTGGTCGAGAAGGGCGCCGACGAGGGGCGCGAGTTCGTGCTGCAGGACGGCGAGAACGGCGTCGGGCGCGGCATCGACAACGACGTGATCCTCGCCGACGTCGCGGTCTCGCGGCGCCACATGCGCATCATCCGCGAGGGCAACGAGCTCATCCTCAAAGATCTCGGGAGCGGCAACGGCACCCAGCTCAACGGCAAGAAGGTCAGCACGGCGACCCTCGCGGAGGGCGATCGGATCGAGCTCGGCGAGACCACCCTCGTGGTCCGCACCCCCGGAGCCAGCTTCGCCGCGCACGACCCGCGCGCGCCCGACGCCAACACCGACGAGAGCCACCTCGGGGGCAGCCTCCCGCCGCCCGCCATGATGGGCACGCCGTCGGACCCCTTCGCGATCCCGAACGGTCCTGGCTACAGCCCCGAGCTGACGCCCTCCGACACGCTCGCGCCGCACTCGCGGCCTCCGCCCAAGACGGGCGCGATCGTCCTGCCCCGCCCGGTGTTCGTGGCGATCCTCCTGGCCGGGGCGCTGCTCCTGGCCATGTTCGGCGCGGCGGTGGCGCTGCTCGCGCTGCGCGCCTCGCAAGAGGACGAGCCCGACGCGGTCACCCTCGTCGACGCCGACTCCGCCTACGACCGCGGGGTTCGCGCCTACCAGGCGCACCAGTGGGACGAAGCCGAGGGCGCGTTCCGGGAGGCGATCGAGGAAGGCGAGAACCCGCGGGCCACCGACTACCTCGGGCGCATCGCGCAGGCGCGGACGCACGCTCGGTCCATCGCGCAGGCGCGGGCCGCGCTCGAGTCCGGCGACGACAACCGCGCCATCAGCCTCGCGACCTCGGTCCCGGAGGACAGCCCCTTGGCGTCGGAGGCGCGCCGGGTCGCGCAGCAGGGCCGCACCGCGCAGGTGCGCACCCACATCGAGGCGGGTCGGCGGGCCTTGCTCGAGGGGGATCGCGAGGGCGCCCGCGCGCGGCTCGGTCAGGCGCGCAACATCGACGCGCAGAGCGCGCTCGTGCGCGCGTTCGAGAACGAGATCCAGATGCGGACCGGGGAGGACGTGGCCGCGGAGGCCGAGGCCGAAGCGGAGGCCGAAGCGGAGGCCGAGGCGGCGGCGGAAGAAGAGGCCGCGGAGGCCGAGGAAGACACGGACGACGCGCGCCCGAGCGCCGCGACGCGAGGCCGGCGTGGGCCCCGGCGCGGGCGCCCGAGCCGCGGGTCGCGCCGCGGGCGCTCGGTCGATCGCAGCGCGATCGTCACCCCCTACCTGGCCGGGGACTTCGCGCGCGCGGCGTCGACCGCGCGCTCGCTGGCCACGTCGGCGAACGGCGCGGACCGCAACGATCTGACCACGCTCGCGGGCCGCATCGAGCGCTTCGGCTCGCTCTGGCGCCGGGTCTCGTCCGCTCGCTTCGCGGCGAGCGTGCGGCCGCAGATGGAGCAGGCGATGGCGCTCGACCGGCAGATCGCGCGCAACGGTCAGTACCGCGACCGGATGCGCCCGCACGTGGTGAGCGCGTATCTGGCCGACGCGCGGCGTCAGCGCAGCAACCCGGTGGGCTCGTGCTCGGCGGTGCGCCAGGCGCTCCGGGTGGACGCGCGCAACCCCGAGGCTCGCCAGATGGCGTCGGGGTGCGAGGCGCAGGCCCGCGGCATGATGATCGAGGCGCGGAACGCGCCGCCGGCCCGCGCCATGGGGGTCTACGGGCGCGTCCTGTTGATGGTGCCCCCGTCGAGCTCGGTGTACCGGGAGGCGAGCAGCCGCCGCGCGCAGCTCGGCCGGCGGACCGCGGTCGACGAGGACGAGTGA
- a CDS encoding alpha/beta hydrolase: MLRLAPIVLVALTLSGCLVRSATYFFRDPVAPMRSREVRVRPPARQACLVVMLPGLFDIPDQFFEHGLVDDAMGASDRCDLLVVDSHVGYYQRGAIQERLEADVLRMADARGYDEIWLVGVSMGGLGALLLARARPGRIRGIVLLSPWLGDESVVRAVHEAGGLSRWTPPAIDHRNPQLRDATIGVLTWLRDREGGGPELYLGVGADDRWRAHADVLDPSMMAGPAIVVPGNHDWTTWRALFRRVLESPPWASGAVR; the protein is encoded by the coding sequence GTGCTGCGCCTCGCGCCGATCGTGCTCGTGGCCCTCACCCTGAGCGGGTGTCTGGTTCGATCGGCGACGTATTTCTTCCGCGATCCGGTCGCGCCGATGCGGTCGCGCGAGGTGCGCGTGCGTCCGCCCGCGCGCCAGGCCTGCCTGGTGGTGATGCTGCCCGGGCTCTTCGACATCCCGGACCAGTTCTTCGAGCACGGTCTGGTGGACGACGCGATGGGGGCGTCGGACCGGTGCGACCTCCTCGTGGTCGACAGCCACGTCGGCTACTACCAGCGCGGGGCCATCCAGGAGCGGCTCGAGGCGGACGTGCTGCGCATGGCGGACGCGCGCGGCTACGACGAGATCTGGCTGGTGGGCGTCTCGATGGGTGGGCTCGGCGCGCTCTTGCTCGCGCGCGCGCGTCCAGGGCGGATCCGCGGGATCGTGCTCCTCTCACCCTGGCTCGGCGACGAGTCCGTGGTGCGCGCGGTGCACGAAGCCGGCGGGCTGTCCCGCTGGACCCCGCCCGCGATCGATCACCGGAACCCGCAGCTCCGCGACGCCACCATCGGCGTGCTCACGTGGCTCCGCGATCGTGAGGGCGGCGGCCCGGAGCTGTACCTCGGGGTCGGGGCCGACGACCGCTGGCGCGCCCACGCCGACGTGCTGGACCCGTCGATGATGGCGGGACCCGCGATCGTGGTCCCCGGCAACCACGACTGGACGACCTGGCGCGCGCTCTTCCGGCGCGTGCTGGAGAGTCCGCCCTGGGCGAGCGGCGCGGTCAGGTGA
- a CDS encoding response regulator, with protein sequence MSQDLSEKTVLVADDDVEILGLVTRHLKTHDMKILEASDGEEALKVARREKPDLVILDVMMPGMTGWEVCRAIREDDSLSSTSVIMLTGIGERLNEMTSPLYGADEYLDKPFEFEDLDDRIRKVLSK encoded by the coding sequence ATGAGTCAAGACCTGTCGGAGAAGACCGTCCTCGTGGCGGACGATGACGTCGAGATCCTCGGCCTCGTCACGCGCCACTTGAAGACGCACGACATGAAGATCCTGGAGGCGTCCGACGGCGAAGAGGCGCTGAAGGTCGCGCGCCGCGAGAAGCCGGACCTGGTCATCCTCGACGTGATGATGCCCGGCATGACCGGCTGGGAGGTCTGCCGCGCGATCCGCGAGGACGACAGCCTCTCCAGCACGTCGGTCATCATGCTCACCGGCATCGGCGAGCGACTCAACGAGATGACCTCGCCCCTCTACGGCGCGGACGAGTACCTCGACAAGCCCTTCGAGTTCGAAGACCTCGACGATCGCATTCGCAAGGTCCTCTCGAAGTAG
- a CDS encoding serine/threonine-protein kinase, producing MPTETLQDFGPYRIVERIATGGMAEIYLARQRGMEGLERDVILKRILAGRADDDEFITMFLDEARLLAALSHPHIAQVFDLGQVEGAYYLSMEYIRGPTLGRLLASVRAKGERLPRREALGIGLAIAEALHYVHERRDEVGRSLDIVHRDLNPANVLVSYDGAVKLIDFGIAKAATKVYETRAGVIKGTYGYIAPEQLIGTTKVDRRADVFALGILLYEMCVGAHPFDVSDEPNLIDRILEARYRRPRDVQSDIPRDLDRLIASCLTPHPEGRPDDVGVLIEALAKHLGEQGMVPTQTGLARLARTLVPDDAGPKPLRQLTSQMAARRPFAAEPGGTRKLALGRPKGESTRKTEVARPSQPPLEPWRDVDDLDDEPLTIASVRDDLTGTEAMLSLPAPDAHLRAEAEEEEAPTRLMSLDDPRISAPPPAMGFQHEAHEETYVPVERRARRRFPVALAAGVAAVSLGALGAGAFFAMRAFRADPAPERTLSTIAPVEVAVDAGAPEPATLRVISEPPGATVSVDGELRDGVTPMELELASDTRQVWMRLSLDGFIMQEREVSAAVGEARFVLRPMELDAGPLDAGLEDAGQAEVDAGRPTRRRRRRARSRRRR from the coding sequence ATGCCTACGGAAACACTTCAGGATTTCGGGCCCTACCGCATCGTCGAGAGGATCGCGACCGGCGGCATGGCGGAGATCTATCTGGCCCGCCAGAGGGGCATGGAGGGGCTCGAGCGCGACGTCATCCTGAAGCGGATCCTCGCGGGGCGCGCGGACGACGACGAGTTCATCACGATGTTCCTGGACGAGGCGCGGCTCCTCGCCGCCCTCTCCCATCCCCACATCGCGCAGGTCTTCGATCTGGGACAGGTCGAGGGCGCCTACTACCTCTCCATGGAGTACATCCGGGGCCCGACCCTCGGGAGGCTCCTGGCGTCGGTCCGCGCGAAAGGCGAGCGGCTCCCGCGGAGGGAGGCCCTCGGCATCGGCCTCGCCATCGCGGAGGCCCTCCACTACGTGCACGAGCGCCGCGACGAGGTCGGCCGCTCGCTCGACATCGTGCACCGCGACCTCAACCCCGCGAACGTGCTCGTCAGCTACGACGGCGCCGTCAAGCTCATCGACTTCGGCATCGCGAAGGCGGCGACCAAGGTCTACGAGACGCGGGCCGGGGTCATCAAGGGCACGTATGGCTACATCGCGCCCGAGCAGCTGATCGGCACGACCAAGGTCGACCGCCGCGCCGACGTCTTCGCGCTCGGGATCCTGCTCTACGAGATGTGCGTGGGGGCGCACCCCTTCGACGTCAGCGACGAGCCCAACCTGATCGACCGCATCCTCGAGGCCCGATACCGCCGACCGCGCGACGTGCAGAGCGACATCCCGCGTGACCTCGACCGGCTGATCGCGAGCTGCCTGACGCCGCACCCGGAGGGGCGCCCCGACGACGTGGGGGTGCTCATCGAGGCGCTCGCGAAGCACCTGGGCGAGCAGGGCATGGTGCCCACGCAGACCGGCCTCGCGCGCCTCGCCCGCACCCTCGTCCCGGACGACGCGGGGCCCAAGCCGCTCCGCCAGCTCACCTCTCAGATGGCCGCGCGGCGCCCCTTCGCCGCGGAGCCGGGCGGGACGCGCAAGCTCGCGCTCGGCCGGCCCAAGGGCGAGAGCACCCGCAAGACGGAAGTCGCGCGCCCTTCGCAGCCGCCGCTCGAGCCGTGGCGCGACGTGGACGACCTCGACGACGAGCCGCTCACGATCGCGAGCGTGCGGGACGATCTCACGGGGACCGAGGCGATGCTCTCGCTGCCCGCGCCCGACGCCCACCTGCGCGCGGAGGCGGAAGAGGAGGAGGCCCCGACCCGCCTGATGAGCCTCGACGACCCCCGCATCAGCGCGCCGCCGCCGGCCATGGGGTTCCAGCACGAGGCGCACGAGGAGACCTACGTGCCCGTGGAGCGCCGCGCGAGGCGTCGCTTCCCGGTCGCGCTGGCGGCGGGGGTCGCCGCGGTCTCGCTCGGCGCCCTCGGCGCGGGCGCCTTCTTCGCCATGCGCGCCTTCCGCGCCGACCCCGCCCCCGAGCGCACCTTGAGCACGATCGCGCCCGTCGAGGTCGCGGTCGACGCCGGGGCGCCCGAGCCGGCCACGCTCCGGGTGATCAGCGAGCCGCCCGGAGCGACGGTCAGCGTCGACGGAGAGCTGCGCGACGGCGTCACGCCGATGGAGCTCGAGCTCGCGTCCGACACGCGTCAGGTGTGGATGCGATTGTCGCTCGACGGTTTCATCATGCAGGAGCGCGAGGTCTCCGCCGCCGTGGGCGAGGCGCGCTTCGTCCTGCGGCCGATGGAGCTCGACGCGGGACCGCTCGATGCGGGCCTCGAGGACGCGGGGCAGGCCGAGGTCGACGCGGGCCGCCCCACCCGGCGCCGGCGTCGCCGCGCCCGTTCTCGCCGACGCCGCTGA
- a CDS encoding YkgJ family cysteine cluster protein, translated as MPPCLSCGACCFSTLERYVRVTGDDHARLGERADELSRFDGHRAYMRMIDGHCVALRVQGARGELRCDAYAIRPDICRDLARSSDACLGERATKSERPLIALRRAALT; from the coding sequence CTGCCGCCCTGTCTCTCGTGCGGCGCGTGCTGCTTCTCCACGCTCGAGCGCTACGTGCGCGTCACGGGCGACGATCACGCGCGACTCGGCGAGCGCGCGGACGAGCTGTCCCGCTTCGACGGGCACCGCGCCTACATGCGCATGATCGACGGGCACTGCGTCGCGCTGCGCGTCCAGGGCGCGCGCGGAGAGCTCCGCTGCGACGCCTACGCCATCCGCCCGGACATCTGCCGTGACCTCGCGCGGTCGTCGGACGCGTGCCTGGGGGAGCGGGCGACCAAGTCCGAGCGGCCCCTGATCGCGCTGCGGCGCGCCGCCCTCACCTGA
- a CDS encoding BatD family protein, with protein sequence MRRRLLVLALGACLASSASAQSPSGEITMTADRAQVEVGGIFQLRITATVVGGQAQLAPPELASFDVIGRSVSSGSLNRGMQRESRLTQTFQLRAREPGVFQVGPATIDFGGGTRIESNVLQITVGGGLQAGQTPGAGGTPGLPPANLPSANHVDGMAFSQNGFLRTWVDDAEPYVGQQVNVTVYLYMRGPLRASPAITREATTDGFWTRDLLPPSRSLDARQQTLQGLTFQVYTLRHVAAFPLQSGALTIGAPAMEVRNAGIWSLLGGGGNEPMRLEGIPVTVNVRPLPEAGRPDGEVHVGALTLGAELDRTQVGTGDAVTLTVQAEGRGAIEQVRIPDPSGAGLRVLSPEIRDSVSTPGGVVRGTRIYRWLIVPEEPGTFTLGPFEVPVFDPETGQYSVARAPEITLTAAGNAAATAPDPDAPEPDADASGPDADAPSFGPIHTRSELTRSYATLVDRGWYRGLLALGPLLLLVGLGVRTWRRRAASDDPSRAPRRARRAARARLKAARAHAEANEPRAFYAAVGAALKDVLEARLGQPVGSLTHAELSALLTRRGMDAETTSALVDELEGCDFARFSAAGVEAREMEECLTRTRALLAKLDRFTPTAEDDA encoded by the coding sequence GTGAGGCGACGTCTCCTCGTCCTCGCGCTCGGCGCGTGTCTCGCCAGCTCCGCCTCGGCTCAGTCGCCGAGCGGCGAGATCACCATGACCGCCGACCGCGCGCAGGTGGAGGTGGGCGGCATCTTCCAGCTCCGGATCACCGCGACGGTGGTGGGCGGCCAGGCGCAGCTCGCGCCGCCCGAGCTCGCGTCGTTCGACGTGATCGGCCGGTCCGTCTCCAGCGGCTCGCTCAACCGGGGGATGCAGCGCGAGTCGCGCCTGACCCAGACCTTTCAGCTGCGCGCGCGCGAGCCCGGCGTCTTTCAGGTGGGCCCCGCGACCATCGACTTCGGGGGCGGTACGCGCATCGAGTCGAACGTGCTGCAGATCACCGTGGGCGGCGGGCTCCAGGCGGGGCAGACCCCCGGGGCGGGCGGGACCCCCGGTTTGCCCCCGGCCAACCTGCCCTCCGCGAACCACGTGGACGGCATGGCGTTCTCGCAGAACGGCTTCCTGCGCACCTGGGTCGACGACGCGGAGCCCTACGTCGGACAGCAGGTCAACGTCACGGTCTATCTCTATATGCGCGGGCCCCTGCGCGCGTCGCCCGCCATCACGCGCGAGGCGACCACGGACGGCTTCTGGACGCGCGATCTGCTGCCGCCGAGCCGCTCGCTCGACGCGAGGCAACAGACCCTCCAGGGGCTGACGTTCCAGGTCTACACCCTGCGCCACGTCGCGGCGTTCCCGCTCCAGTCCGGCGCGCTGACCATCGGCGCGCCGGCGATGGAGGTCCGCAACGCCGGCATCTGGAGCCTGCTCGGCGGCGGCGGGAACGAGCCGATGCGCCTCGAGGGCATCCCGGTGACCGTCAACGTGCGTCCCTTGCCCGAGGCTGGCCGCCCCGACGGTGAGGTGCACGTCGGCGCGCTGACGCTCGGCGCCGAGCTCGACCGGACCCAGGTCGGGACGGGCGACGCGGTGACCCTGACCGTCCAGGCGGAGGGGCGCGGGGCCATCGAGCAGGTCCGCATCCCCGACCCGAGCGGCGCCGGCCTGCGCGTCCTCTCCCCCGAGATCCGCGACTCGGTCAGCACCCCCGGCGGCGTCGTGCGCGGGACGCGGATCTATCGCTGGCTCATCGTGCCGGAGGAGCCGGGGACGTTCACGCTCGGGCCCTTCGAGGTCCCCGTGTTCGACCCCGAGACGGGGCAATACAGCGTGGCGCGTGCGCCGGAGATCACGCTCACCGCGGCCGGCAACGCCGCGGCCACGGCGCCCGACCCCGACGCGCCAGAGCCGGACGCGGACGCGAGCGGCCCGGACGCCGACGCGCCGAGCTTCGGGCCGATCCACACGCGCAGCGAGCTGACCCGCAGCTACGCGACCCTCGTCGACCGCGGCTGGTACCGGGGGCTGCTCGCGCTCGGACCCCTCTTGCTCCTCGTCGGCCTCGGGGTGCGCACGTGGCGGCGCCGCGCGGCGTCGGACGATCCCTCGAGGGCGCCACGGCGCGCGCGGCGTGCGGCCCGCGCGCGATTGAAGGCGGCGCGCGCGCACGCCGAGGCGAACGAGCCGCGCGCGTTCTACGCGGCGGTGGGCGCGGCCCTCAAGGACGTGCTCGAGGCGCGTCTGGGGCAGCCGGTCGGGAGCCTCACCCACGCGGAGCTGTCCGCGCTGCTCACGCGACGCGGGATGGACGCCGAGACGACGAGCGCGCTGGTCGACGAGCTCGAGGGCTGCGACTTCGCGCGGTTCAGCGCGGCGGGAGTGGAGGCGCGCGAGATGGAAGAGTGTTTGACGCGGACCCGCGCGCTGCTCGCGAAGCTCGACCGCTTCACCCCGACCGCGGAGGACGACGCGTGA